In Lycium ferocissimum isolate CSIRO_LF1 chromosome 11, AGI_CSIRO_Lferr_CH_V1, whole genome shotgun sequence, a single genomic region encodes these proteins:
- the LOC132036105 gene encoding SUMO-conjugating enzyme SCE1 gives MSGGIARGRLAEERKAWRKNHPHGFVAKPETLVDGSVNLMVWHCSIPGKTGTDWEGGYYPVTIHFSEDYPSKPPKCKFPQGFFHPNVYPSGTVCLSILNEDSGWRPAITVKQILVGIQDLLDQPNPADPAQTEGYHLFIQDAIEYKKRVRLQAKQYPPLV, from the exons ATGTCGGGAGGTATAGCTCGTGGTCGTCTTGCTGAGGAACGCAAAGCTTGGCGCAAAAATCACCCTCAT GGGTTTGTGGCTAAACCGGAGACACTTGTGGATGGGTCAGTGAACTTGATGGTATGGCACTGTTCAATTCCTGGTAAAACTGGG ACGGATTGGGAAGGTGGTTATTATCCCGTTACGATCCACTTCAGTGAAGATTATCCTAGCAAACCACCAAAGTGCAAATTCCCGCAAGGCTTCTTCCATCCGAATGTGTATCCATCAGGAACAGTTTGCTTGTCGATCCTCAATGAAGACAGT GGTTGGAGACCAGCCATTACAGTGAAACAGATACTGGTCGGTATCCAAGACTTGTTAGATCAGCCAAACCCCGCTGATCCTGCCCAAACTGAAGGATATCATCTCTTTATTCAG GATGCTATTGAGTACAAGAAGCGGGTTAGACTGCAGGCCAAGCAATATCCACCTCTGGTGTAG